A DNA window from Anaerocolumna sp. AGMB13020 contains the following coding sequences:
- a CDS encoding ABC transporter ATP-binding protein, with the protein MKLSKYIKRYWYIYAIAIVCMTISIALDMLSPRILKLIIDDVIVAGKVELLTRLLITIFMIGVGRALFGYFKEVLFDSVSSKIGADIRRNLFRHVQSLSLDYFDKNNTGELMSRLKDDVDKVWSGVGFIGMLVVEVILHTSLVLYSMYTLSPKLTIIPLIAMPIVAFIAIRMEKKLDNVYEEISEENAKLNLVAQENLAGVRTVKAFAREKFEIGKFLSHNKRYYELNMRQSKVLIKYNPFFQFITRLLPVVIIVAGGFLVIQEDITLGTLGAFAEYANNIVWPMELLGWLFNDMASAAASTKRINKIMIEKPTVINKEDSTPLEKAAGDVEFENVSFHVNDTTVLRNISFHLEPGKTLGIMGATGSGKTSVINLLQRFYETTEGNIKLDGINVKDLSLYDLRKNMALVMQDVFLFSDTVNENVKMGQRPLLTDQEVIHATIQAQASDFIEKMDDQYDTVIGERGVGLSGGQKQRISIARALAKKTPILIMDDSTSALDMETEHLIQKNLNDLEQTTKIVIAHRISAVRNADEIIFLEDGAIAERGTHESLLEKKGLYYQTYMAQYGDYLTDNSLKSLKKDVSLVL; encoded by the coding sequence ATGAAACTATCAAAATATATCAAACGATACTGGTACATCTACGCCATTGCCATTGTCTGTATGACGATAAGCATTGCCCTGGATATGTTATCACCACGAATATTAAAGCTTATTATTGATGATGTTATCGTTGCCGGTAAGGTGGAGCTTCTTACCAGACTTTTAATAACTATCTTTATGATTGGTGTAGGCAGAGCCCTGTTCGGCTACTTCAAAGAGGTTCTCTTCGATTCTGTCAGCTCTAAGATCGGTGCTGATATCAGAAGAAATCTGTTCCGTCATGTCCAGAGCCTGTCCCTGGATTACTTTGATAAGAACAATACCGGAGAACTTATGTCCCGCCTGAAGGATGATGTGGATAAAGTCTGGTCTGGTGTTGGCTTTATCGGAATGCTCGTAGTAGAGGTTATCCTGCACACCTCGCTGGTGCTCTACAGCATGTATACCCTAAGCCCCAAGCTTACTATCATACCGCTGATTGCAATGCCTATCGTTGCCTTTATTGCAATCAGGATGGAAAAGAAGCTGGATAATGTCTATGAAGAAATCAGCGAGGAAAATGCTAAGTTAAATCTGGTGGCCCAGGAAAACCTGGCCGGTGTCAGAACAGTGAAAGCTTTTGCAAGAGAAAAATTTGAAATTGGCAAATTTCTTTCTCACAACAAACGCTATTATGAACTAAACATGAGACAGTCCAAGGTACTTATAAAATACAATCCATTTTTTCAATTCATAACCAGGCTTCTTCCGGTTGTCATTATAGTAGCCGGTGGTTTTCTGGTAATTCAGGAAGACATAACCCTTGGTACCCTCGGTGCCTTTGCAGAATATGCCAACAATATAGTATGGCCTATGGAATTACTGGGCTGGCTCTTTAACGACATGGCCTCAGCTGCCGCATCAACTAAGAGAATCAACAAAATAATGATAGAAAAACCTACAGTTATTAACAAAGAGGATTCCACTCCCCTTGAAAAAGCTGCTGGTGATGTTGAATTTGAAAATGTCTCCTTTCATGTAAATGACACGACGGTTCTTAGAAATATAAGCTTCCACTTAGAACCAGGCAAGACCCTTGGTATCATGGGTGCCACTGGCTCAGGTAAGACTTCTGTTATCAATCTGCTGCAGCGCTTTTATGAAACAACAGAAGGTAATATTAAGCTGGATGGTATCAATGTAAAGGATCTGTCCCTTTATGATTTAAGAAAGAATATGGCACTGGTTATGCAGGATGTATTCTTATTCTCTGATACTGTAAATGAAAATGTAAAGATGGGTCAGCGTCCTCTGTTAACGGACCAGGAAGTTATACATGCCACTATACAGGCACAGGCTTCCGACTTTATTGAGAAAATGGATGATCAGTATGATACTGTAATTGGTGAACGAGGTGTTGGTCTTTCCGGCGGTCAGAAACAGCGAATCAGTATTGCAAGAGCACTTGCAAAGAAAACACCGATTCTTATTATGGATGATTCAACCTCTGCCCTGGATATGGAAACAGAGCATCTTATACAGAAGAATTTAAATGATCTGGAGCAAACGACTAAAATTGTTATCGCTCACAGAATTTCAGCCGTCAGAAACGCTGATGAAATTATCTTCTTAGAAGACGGTGCAATTGCAGAAAGAGGCACCCACGAATCTCTCCTTGAGAAGAAGGGCTTATATTATCAGACTTATATGGCTCAGTATGGGGATTATTTAACTGATAATTCTTTAAAGAGCTTGAAGAAGGATGTATCCCTCGTCCTATAA
- a CDS encoding ABC transporter ATP-binding protein, protein MSVNAVRVDENLVGPGKINTLLRLFRYLLAYKREIISVLLIMGGTVTISLLNPLIIEHAINVNIAGKDVNGLIKLGIAAAALNITYILLVKLRMFIMAKISNTVLLSIRQELYTHIQKLSFSFFDSRPTGKILARVIGDVNSLKDVLTNSVTTLIPDFITIVAVVVIMMAKDYKLAFAALISLPLLIVGMWLIQVYSHVRWQTYRKKNSNLNAFIHEDLSGMRIIQSFTAEKETSDAFDSMLNEHRGSFIKAILLSDAFGPIIDFCWGIGTVSLFFFGIKMTGDNVTPIGTLIAFSSYISMFWRPIMNLSNFYNQLVTNISGAERIFEIMDTDPDINDENDSKELPQIKGEVYFDHVTFAYDKDTQVLNDVSFHIKPGETIALVGPTGAGKTTVVNLISRFYDIQEGNIYIDGNNIRNVSIESLRMQMGIMTQDNFLFSGTIKDNLKYGKLDATDEEIIAAAKAVNAHDFIIKMEKGYDTELKERGAGLSAGQKQLLAFARTMVSMPKILILDEATSSIDTHTELLVQQGIEVLLKGRTSFVIAHRLSTIQKADRIFYIDNGGIVEEGSPKELLEKKGAYYELYMAQFKNL, encoded by the coding sequence ATGTCAGTTAATGCAGTCAGGGTTGATGAGAATCTGGTCGGCCCCGGTAAAATAAATACTCTTTTAAGGCTCTTTCGCTATTTGTTAGCTTATAAAAGAGAAATTATTTCCGTGCTGTTGATTATGGGTGGTACTGTAACCATCAGTCTTTTAAACCCACTTATAATTGAGCACGCAATCAATGTCAACATAGCAGGTAAGGATGTTAACGGCCTCATAAAGCTTGGTATAGCTGCTGCTGCCTTGAACATTACCTATATACTGTTAGTAAAGCTTCGTATGTTTATAATGGCAAAGATAAGCAACACTGTTTTGCTTTCTATAAGACAGGAGCTTTACACCCACATCCAGAAGCTTAGTTTCAGCTTCTTTGACAGCCGCCCTACGGGTAAGATACTGGCACGTGTTATTGGTGATGTCAACTCCTTAAAGGACGTACTCACCAACAGTGTAACCACTCTGATCCCGGATTTTATAACCATAGTGGCAGTTGTCGTAATCATGATGGCAAAAGATTATAAGCTGGCTTTTGCAGCTTTAATAAGCCTTCCCTTACTTATTGTTGGTATGTGGCTTATTCAGGTTTACTCCCATGTCAGATGGCAGACATATCGAAAGAAGAATTCCAACCTGAATGCTTTTATCCATGAAGATTTATCCGGTATGCGTATTATCCAGAGCTTTACAGCTGAAAAGGAAACTTCCGATGCTTTTGACAGTATGCTCAATGAGCACAGAGGCTCCTTTATAAAAGCAATTCTCTTAAGTGATGCTTTTGGTCCTATTATCGATTTCTGCTGGGGTATTGGTACTGTTTCTCTTTTCTTCTTCGGAATAAAGATGACAGGAGACAATGTTACTCCCATCGGTACATTGATTGCCTTCAGTTCCTATATCTCCATGTTCTGGAGGCCAATTATGAATCTGAGCAACTTTTATAACCAGCTGGTAACCAATATATCCGGTGCAGAACGTATCTTTGAGATTATGGACACCGATCCTGATATCAACGATGAGAATGATTCCAAAGAACTTCCCCAAATCAAAGGTGAAGTATATTTTGATCATGTAACTTTTGCTTATGATAAAGATACTCAGGTCTTAAATGATGTAAGCTTTCATATCAAACCCGGTGAGACCATCGCTTTGGTTGGACCTACTGGTGCCGGTAAAACAACTGTGGTTAACCTGATCAGCCGTTTTTATGATATACAAGAAGGTAATATCTATATCGACGGTAATAATATCCGTAATGTATCCATTGAAAGCTTACGTATGCAGATGGGTATCATGACACAGGATAACTTCCTGTTCTCCGGTACTATAAAGGATAATCTGAAGTATGGTAAGCTAGATGCAACCGATGAAGAAATCATCGCTGCTGCCAAAGCAGTCAATGCCCATGACTTCATTATCAAAATGGAAAAAGGTTATGATACGGAATTAAAAGAAAGAGGAGCCGGGCTATCTGCCGGACAAAAGCAGCTCTTAGCCTTTGCCAGAACTATGGTATCCATGCCTAAAATTCTTATACTTGACGAGGCAACCTCAAGTATTGATACACATACAGAATTACTGGTACAGCAAGGTATCGAAGTTCTCCTAAAGGGACGTACCTCCTTCGTTATCGCCCATCGCTTGTCCACAATACAGAAAGCTGACAGAATCTTTTACATCGACAATGGAGGCATTGTTGAAGAAGGCAGCCCGAAAGAGTTACTGGAAAAGAAAGGCGCTTATTACGAGCTCTATATGGCTCAGTTTAAGAACCTTTAA
- a CDS encoding response regulator transcription factor: MVRILFLEDEPTIKEVLMEYMKMKQYDVTPAEDGNEAIQLLEEQDFDLAVLDIMVPGKNGLEVLRHIRDRKPSMAAIMLTAIDDEPTQVKAFNLYADDYVVKPVSPIILLKRIETILRRTAVADKKAVITKGLYLNEEAYQAFYDNVSLQLTLSEFLLLHTLKKEAMRAFTREQLILRIFNEDYIGNDRIIDAHIKNLRKKLPKNYIRTVIGVGYQFKEVTAEAE, translated from the coding sequence ATGGTAAGAATACTATTTTTAGAAGATGAGCCTACAATAAAAGAGGTTTTGATGGAATATATGAAAATGAAGCAATATGATGTCACACCTGCGGAAGATGGAAATGAAGCAATCCAGTTGCTGGAAGAGCAGGACTTCGATCTGGCCGTACTTGATATAATGGTTCCAGGTAAAAATGGACTCGAAGTACTACGCCACATCAGGGACAGAAAACCTTCCATGGCAGCTATCATGCTTACTGCTATTGATGACGAACCAACACAGGTAAAGGCTTTTAATCTCTATGCAGATGATTATGTAGTAAAACCTGTCTCACCTATAATATTACTGAAAAGAATAGAAACCATATTAAGAAGAACAGCTGTAGCAGATAAGAAAGCCGTAATAACAAAAGGACTTTACCTGAATGAAGAAGCCTATCAGGCCTTTTACGATAATGTATCCCTGCAGCTTACCTTAAGCGAGTTCCTGCTATTACATACTCTTAAAAAGGAAGCCATGCGTGCTTTTACAAGAGAACAGCTTATACTTAGAATATTTAACGAAGATTATATCGGCAATGACCGTATCATAGATGCACATATAAAGAATTTACGCAAGAAACTGCCTAAAAATTATATTCGCACGGTAATTGGTGTGGGTTATCAATTTAAGGAAGTTACAGCAGAAGCAGAATGA
- a CDS encoding HAMP domain-containing sensor histidine kinase, producing the protein MNLSRKTLIYSSIISLIIMTLLVGYFILMVPSLYVAYMQDRNYASIVSLQKGYMKTGSYDNLEVKNPSGTLTVEIPLTGDYFYAVNQFFKLTVHIDNEELLKILDKLRYYARNTDEIKDIQEEDISFDKFKELLTLDKFIPADYPLQFDFNFHEYKEAYQLISSKFHKESSELLIYESNITDGSNFYTSYIALGLTDASIDITLLPVMTPRIDEIKPVILQSLPMLIAVSLLLILISSQLFSRLIINPIIRLSNHARRMKYSEELYLKPIPVTGNDEISSLAESLNELYLKIQKSYQELEEKNQYLAEENKRQEVFLRASSHQLKTPIAAALLLVEGMINEIGKYKDTKAYLPQVKGQLQSMKKIVEDILYLNHCSPAIQTDPLSLDDLIIECISYYQVQLDEKAIQISTTGQSKSLYTDPELLKKILDNLLSNAISFTPKAGKITILYESNRLCIINSNAAIDEELLPHVFEPFVSSITKSRAHGLGLYVVSYYAKLLKFHVKLSNIKEGVMAELYF; encoded by the coding sequence ATGAATCTATCCAGAAAAACATTGATTTACAGCAGTATTATTTCATTGATAATTATGACGCTCTTAGTTGGCTATTTCATACTCATGGTACCATCACTTTATGTAGCTTACATGCAGGATAGAAATTATGCCTCAATCGTAAGCCTGCAGAAGGGTTATATGAAGACCGGCAGTTACGATAACCTTGAAGTGAAGAACCCCAGCGGTACGCTTACCGTTGAAATTCCGCTGACAGGGGATTACTTCTATGCGGTTAATCAGTTCTTTAAACTTACCGTTCACATAGATAATGAAGAGCTGCTTAAAATCCTTGATAAGCTGAGATACTATGCCAGAAATACGGATGAGATAAAGGACATACAGGAAGAGGATATCTCTTTTGATAAGTTTAAAGAACTGCTGACTCTTGATAAGTTCATTCCTGCGGATTACCCACTGCAATTTGACTTTAATTTTCATGAGTATAAAGAGGCCTATCAGCTAATTTCTTCAAAATTCCATAAGGAATCCTCAGAATTGTTGATATATGAATCTAATATAACGGACGGAAGCAATTTCTATACCAGTTATATAGCTTTAGGTTTGACGGATGCTTCCATTGATATTACCCTGCTGCCGGTTATGACTCCACGAATTGATGAGATAAAACCGGTTATACTTCAAAGTCTCCCAATGCTAATTGCTGTGTCGTTGCTGCTAATACTGATATCCTCCCAGCTCTTTTCAAGGCTTATCATAAATCCAATTATAAGATTGTCTAACCATGCGAGGCGAATGAAGTATTCTGAGGAATTGTATCTGAAACCAATACCGGTAACCGGAAACGACGAAATCAGCAGCCTCGCTGAAAGTCTGAATGAGCTGTACCTAAAGATTCAGAAAAGCTATCAGGAATTAGAAGAGAAAAATCAATATCTTGCAGAAGAAAATAAGAGGCAGGAGGTATTCTTACGTGCTTCCTCTCATCAGCTTAAGACTCCAATAGCTGCCGCCCTGCTCCTGGTAGAAGGCATGATTAATGAAATCGGAAAATACAAGGATACCAAAGCATATCTCCCCCAGGTAAAGGGGCAGCTTCAGTCCATGAAGAAGATTGTAGAGGATATCCTGTATCTGAACCACTGCTCTCCGGCAATACAAACAGATCCACTCTCATTGGATGACCTTATAATTGAGTGTATCAGCTATTACCAGGTTCAGTTGGACGAGAAAGCAATTCAAATAAGCACAACAGGACAGAGTAAAAGTCTTTACACCGATCCCGAATTGCTTAAAAAAATCCTTGATAACCTGCTATCCAATGCAATTAGCTTTACGCCGAAAGCAGGTAAGATAACCATATTATACGAAAGCAACCGATTATGTATCATAAACTCCAATGCTGCAATTGATGAGGAATTGCTTCCCCATGTGTTTGAACCCTTTGTATCCAGCATAACCAAGTCCCGGGCACATGGGCTTGGACTATATGTGGTATCTTATTATGCGAAATTACTGAAATTCCATGTAAAGCTCAGCAATATAAAAGAAGGCGTTATGGCTGAATTATATTTTTAA
- a CDS encoding ABC transporter ATP-binding protein has protein sequence MMTINQVKVSYGNQIALTINNPISFKAGDRIGIIGSNGAGKSTFVKTILGLTNYQGSITTDLQPEEMAVHMQYNNYANTMAVKHIIEAVLYTRIKKNKLLQDLITFFDFEDCLNKKYAALSGGQKQRLTIILVLIQDSPLVFFDEVTSGLDFETRQKLMSKLVDWYSNKNTTLCVVSHYYEELEQLVNKLLILEQGQVVDFGSKEELFRKYCGKTVITLDNTEQNQRIMSNFPKLAAPAHLIALSCHNNEEEKQIAEILIKEDINFKRSNDNIEIMSINAKLSFQNKK, from the coding sequence ATGATGACAATCAATCAGGTAAAAGTTAGTTATGGTAATCAAATAGCCCTAACAATAAATAACCCTATAAGTTTTAAAGCCGGTGACCGTATCGGGATCATCGGCTCAAACGGTGCAGGGAAATCAACCTTTGTAAAAACCATTCTGGGTTTAACAAATTATCAGGGAAGTATTACAACCGACCTCCAACCAGAGGAAATGGCTGTGCATATGCAATACAATAATTATGCGAATACCATGGCCGTAAAGCATATAATAGAAGCCGTTCTGTATACCAGAATAAAAAAGAACAAACTCCTGCAGGATTTAATAACCTTTTTTGATTTTGAAGATTGTTTGAATAAGAAATACGCAGCTCTCTCAGGAGGTCAAAAACAGAGGCTTACCATCATACTTGTATTGATTCAAGACTCACCTCTGGTATTTTTTGATGAGGTAACCTCAGGCCTGGATTTCGAAACAAGACAAAAGCTTATGTCCAAGTTGGTGGATTGGTACAGTAATAAAAATACTACTTTGTGCGTAGTTTCACATTACTATGAGGAACTGGAACAACTGGTAAATAAGCTGTTAATATTAGAGCAAGGGCAAGTTGTAGATTTCGGCAGCAAAGAGGAGCTATTTCGTAAATATTGCGGAAAGACCGTAATAACACTTGATAATACGGAGCAAAACCAAAGAATTATGAGTAACTTCCCAAAACTTGCAGCACCTGCTCACTTAATCGCTCTCTCCTGTCATAATAATGAGGAAGAAAAACAGATAGCGGAAATTCTCATTAAAGAAGACATTAACTTTAAACGCAGTAATGATAATATTGAAATTATGTCCATCAATGCAAAATTGAGCTTTCAGAATAAAAAATAG
- a CDS encoding ABC transporter permease — MNKKRLNWYLISYELRNIIGNIFVIFFGVFFPIIMSALFSVMLKSQIPENMYSETVTGLFITMSMIIPMAVLLIGYAANYSQELEKDVPLRLNLFGFTEKTMLLAKMVSYLIFTTAAFIIYAIVDLFILDLQTPKISSAVFFVLSLYALSIIFFMLAHGLATILRKFGPTYAVCMFLYFGFMILCGMMGITVDQLPSGVKTVAKVFPMSYISSDFITFWQGGEYNFAPFVQSLLFFGAVSAIILIFSIRKNQRVLKAN; from the coding sequence ATGAATAAAAAAAGGCTCAATTGGTATTTAATCAGCTATGAACTACGAAATATAATCGGCAATATCTTTGTTATTTTTTTCGGTGTTTTCTTCCCAATTATTATGTCAGCCCTGTTCTCAGTCATGTTGAAATCGCAAATACCGGAAAATATGTATTCAGAAACCGTAACCGGTCTTTTTATAACCATGAGTATGATTATTCCAATGGCGGTCCTTCTTATTGGTTATGCAGCAAACTATTCACAGGAGTTGGAAAAGGATGTACCCTTACGCCTAAATCTCTTCGGTTTTACAGAAAAAACAATGCTGCTTGCAAAAATGGTATCCTATCTTATTTTTACAACCGCAGCCTTTATCATTTATGCAATAGTTGACTTATTCATACTTGATTTACAGACACCTAAAATCAGTTCTGCTGTCTTCTTTGTCCTATCCCTATACGCACTTTCTATAATATTTTTTATGCTGGCTCATGGATTGGCAACTATATTACGCAAATTCGGTCCCACCTACGCGGTATGCATGTTCCTCTATTTTGGCTTCATGATCTTATGCGGAATGATGGGTATTACTGTTGACCAGCTTCCTTCTGGTGTAAAGACCGTAGCAAAAGTATTTCCTATGTCCTATATAAGCAGTGACTTTATAACCTTCTGGCAGGGTGGTGAATATAACTTTGCACCTTTCGTCCAATCCCTCCTGTTCTTTGGAGCGGTTTCAGCTATCATACTAATCTTTAGTATTCGTAAAAACCAGAGAGTTCTAAAAGCAAATTAA
- a CDS encoding sensor histidine kinase, which produces MKVNFKESLRQFLIRIVLPFRKKREVWLGNFRFSIAFRISLHYLKLLIINGVLFLCFFSLLFLWGEKLQMHDSAEVILEEAVEEGFPEENASNNDSTFALLGIHYKAVDNNTGVILFNNLEKDLTGEKKLFDSIYISGVFDESDLAVIVEEHKEVVVNGALVDILFQYDLAASLKELNMLLLCVGLLYLFLVYVITHFGKKSDRTLLEPIFEMSETANRLTVNNLGSRRLNVEGTKNELKDLAAVINNMLDRLEISYESQKQFVSDASHELRTPIAVIQGYANLLNRWGTSNKEVMLESIDAINNEAKAMQDLVEKLLFLSRHDKKTLKLDKHRFNMCDVVEEMVKETKIVVKDRVIEASVLQDVEVYGDKQALKQAIRIFIDNAVKYSEEGDTITITCQDDDGDCVINVSDTGLGMTRKDVEHIFERFYRSDQVRGAKIGGHGLGLSIAKLIVLGHTGKIKVRSQFTKGTTFTITLPRRF; this is translated from the coding sequence ATGAAGGTTAATTTTAAAGAATCCTTAAGGCAGTTCCTTATAAGGATTGTACTTCCTTTCCGAAAGAAGCGGGAAGTCTGGCTGGGAAATTTTCGTTTTTCTATCGCTTTTCGAATTTCCCTTCATTATCTGAAGCTGCTAATAATAAACGGTGTCCTGTTTTTATGTTTCTTCTCCCTTCTGTTTTTGTGGGGTGAGAAGCTACAGATGCATGACAGCGCAGAGGTAATATTGGAGGAAGCTGTAGAAGAAGGTTTTCCGGAGGAAAACGCCAGTAATAATGACAGTACTTTTGCTTTGCTTGGCATTCATTATAAAGCAGTGGATAATAATACCGGAGTTATTCTTTTTAACAACCTGGAAAAGGATCTTACCGGAGAGAAAAAGCTCTTTGATTCAATTTATATCAGTGGAGTTTTTGATGAAAGCGACCTGGCCGTTATAGTAGAAGAACATAAGGAGGTAGTGGTTAATGGAGCTTTAGTTGATATCCTATTTCAGTATGACCTTGCCGCCAGTCTTAAAGAATTAAATATGCTCTTGCTTTGCGTTGGTTTATTGTATTTATTTTTGGTATATGTTATTACCCATTTTGGAAAAAAGAGTGACAGGACTTTGCTGGAGCCTATATTTGAGATGTCAGAGACTGCAAATCGTCTTACTGTTAATAATCTTGGGAGCAGGCGGCTTAATGTGGAAGGTACAAAAAATGAATTAAAGGATCTTGCAGCTGTAATAAACAATATGCTGGATCGTTTGGAAATTTCCTATGAAAGTCAGAAGCAATTTGTATCCGATGCCTCTCATGAGCTTCGTACGCCTATAGCAGTCATACAGGGTTATGCCAATCTCTTAAACAGATGGGGAACAAGTAATAAAGAAGTTATGCTGGAATCCATAGACGCCATTAATAATGAAGCGAAAGCAATGCAGGATCTGGTAGAGAAATTACTTTTTCTTTCAAGGCATGATAAGAAAACCCTAAAGCTGGACAAACATAGATTTAACATGTGCGATGTTGTGGAAGAAATGGTAAAGGAGACAAAGATTGTTGTAAAAGACCGTGTTATAGAAGCATCTGTTCTGCAGGATGTAGAGGTATATGGTGACAAACAGGCTCTGAAGCAGGCTATTCGTATATTTATCGACAATGCTGTTAAATATTCTGAGGAAGGGGATACCATTACAATAACCTGCCAGGATGATGACGGAGATTGTGTAATTAATGTAAGTGATACCGGACTGGGTATGACAAGAAAAGATGTTGAGCATATATTTGAACGATTCTATCGTTCCGATCAGGTCAGAGGTGCAAAGATAGGAGGCCATGGCCTGGGATTATCTATTGCAAAACTGATTGTACTTGGTCATACGGGTAAAATAAAAGTACGATCACAATTTACGAAGGGGACCACCTTTACCATAACACTGCCTAGAAGATTTTAA
- a CDS encoding response regulator transcription factor, giving the protein MPKILIVEDESKIARFVELELKYEGYEVEIAADGRTGLEKALQKEVSLVLLDIMLPGISGIEVCRRIRMESDVPVIMLTAKDDVTDKVAGLDIGADDYMTKPFAIEELLARIRVALNRHTKQVQPKQDILKIGKLKLNLSGHSAFYGDDELVLTKKEYELLEYLIRNKNIAITREQLLNNVWDYEYLGDTNVVDVYIRYLRQKIDDKYGIRLINTVRGVGYIIKDEG; this is encoded by the coding sequence ATGCCTAAAATATTGATAGTTGAAGATGAAAGTAAAATAGCCCGCTTTGTTGAGCTTGAATTAAAATATGAAGGTTATGAGGTAGAGATTGCTGCTGATGGCAGGACAGGTCTTGAGAAGGCTCTTCAAAAGGAGGTAAGCCTGGTACTGCTGGATATAATGCTTCCTGGTATCAGCGGTATTGAGGTGTGCAGAAGAATTCGTATGGAATCAGATGTTCCGGTTATAATGCTTACTGCCAAGGATGATGTTACAGATAAGGTAGCAGGGCTTGATATAGGGGCTGATGACTATATGACGAAGCCATTTGCCATTGAGGAACTCCTGGCTAGAATAAGAGTAGCCTTAAATCGCCATACAAAGCAGGTACAGCCCAAACAGGATATACTCAAGATTGGAAAACTAAAGCTTAATTTATCCGGCCACAGTGCTTTTTATGGAGACGATGAGCTGGTACTGACCAAAAAGGAATATGAATTATTAGAGTATCTTATCAGAAATAAGAACATTGCCATTACCAGAGAGCAGTTATTGAATAATGTTTGGGATTATGAATACCTGGGAGATACCAATGTAGTAGATGTATATATCCGCTACCTGAGACAGAAAATTGATGATAAGTATGGTATACGCCTTATCAACACAGTGAGAGGGGTAGGTTACATTATTAAAGATGAAGGTTAA